Proteins encoded within one genomic window of Nitrospina gracilis 3/211:
- a CDS encoding SLC13 family permease encodes MAGGLFLFGLLVVSPPLAGLSADAQKMVAVTFLMAVLWIGEAIPIPATALIPLVLYPLLGILPSKDVAPHYANHLVFLFMGGFMIALAMERWNLHKRIALVIIRAIGGSPSRIVLGFMVATAFLSMWISNTATTMMMLPVGMAVVQQIAVQTRANNGDAVDPAVVEKQFGLVLMLGLAYAASIGGVGTLIGTPPNIVFAGFYKNSFPEEPDITFTGWMGYALPVVIVFLPLVWLYLCRFATGVSLFQFQVEDGTQSVIDREMESLGPMSRAEKFVGVVFVTTAFLWIFRKPIAVGGLSIPGWSEAFPWSFYLHDATVAILMGLVLMIVPIGYPGGMMLGERREFFALDWKTVQEGVPWGILLLFGGGFALAAGFRETGLDLWIGERIAAGNGMLSLWGLVLVLCLGITFLTEFTSNTATATMILPVIAGAAVAMPYHPLLLLIPVTLSASFAFMMPVATPPNAIVFGSGWVTIPKMARVGFFLNLLGAGLVTVWMVWVVRGWIG; translated from the coding sequence ATGGCAGGCGGCCTGTTCCTGTTCGGCCTGCTGGTGGTGAGTCCGCCGCTTGCAGGGCTGAGTGCCGACGCGCAGAAAATGGTTGCGGTGACGTTCCTCATGGCCGTCCTGTGGATTGGCGAGGCCATTCCCATCCCCGCCACGGCGCTCATTCCTCTCGTGCTCTATCCCCTGCTCGGCATTCTGCCCAGCAAGGACGTCGCCCCTCATTACGCCAACCACCTCGTGTTCCTGTTCATGGGTGGATTCATGATCGCGCTGGCGATGGAGCGCTGGAACCTGCACAAGCGCATCGCACTCGTCATCATTCGTGCCATCGGCGGCAGCCCCAGCCGGATCGTGCTCGGCTTCATGGTGGCCACCGCATTTCTTTCCATGTGGATTTCCAATACCGCGACGACGATGATGATGCTCCCCGTCGGCATGGCGGTGGTGCAACAGATTGCCGTGCAGACACGGGCGAACAACGGCGACGCGGTCGATCCCGCGGTCGTTGAAAAGCAGTTCGGGCTGGTGCTCATGCTGGGACTGGCGTACGCCGCGAGTATCGGCGGAGTGGGGACGCTCATCGGTACACCGCCCAACATTGTTTTCGCCGGGTTTTACAAGAACAGCTTCCCTGAGGAACCCGACATCACCTTCACTGGCTGGATGGGCTACGCCCTGCCAGTGGTCATCGTTTTCCTGCCGCTGGTGTGGCTGTACCTGTGCCGTTTTGCGACGGGCGTTTCCCTGTTTCAATTTCAGGTGGAAGACGGTACCCAGAGCGTGATCGACCGCGAAATGGAATCGCTCGGACCCATGAGCCGTGCGGAAAAGTTTGTCGGCGTGGTGTTTGTGACGACGGCTTTCCTGTGGATCTTCCGCAAGCCCATTGCCGTGGGCGGGCTGAGTATTCCCGGCTGGTCGGAGGCCTTTCCCTGGTCGTTTTATCTTCATGATGCGACCGTGGCGATCCTGATGGGACTGGTTCTCATGATTGTACCCATTGGTTATCCCGGCGGCATGATGCTGGGCGAGCGTCGCGAGTTCTTTGCGCTCGACTGGAAAACCGTGCAGGAGGGCGTGCCGTGGGGCATCCTGCTGTTGTTCGGCGGCGGGTTTGCGCTGGCAGCGGGTTTCCGTGAAACGGGGCTCGACCTGTGGATCGGCGAGCGCATCGCAGCGGGCAACGGGATGCTTTCTCTCTGGGGCCTGGTTCTCGTTTTGTGCCTCGGCATCACGTTTCTCACCGAGTTCACCTCCAACACCGCGACGGCGACCATGATCCTGCCCGTCATTGCCGGTGCCGCAGTGGCCATGCCGTACCATCCTCTGCTTCTCCTGATCCCGGTCACGCTGTCGGCGTCGTTCGCGTTCATGATGCCGGTGGCAACGCCGCCCAACGCCATCGTGTTCGGAAGCGGCTGGGTGACGATTCCCAAAATGGCCAGGGTCGGGTTCTTCCTCAACCTGCTGGGAGCGGGGCTGGTGACGGTCTGGATGGTGTGGGTGGTGCGGGGGTGGATCGGTTGA
- a CDS encoding CoB--CoM heterodisulfide reductase iron-sulfur subunit B family protein: MREKIKRPLTGLKAAAFYGCYVLRPSELSEYDDPDNPTELEELFEILGATPVYYDNRIKCCGFPIIMMNKEASHEMAGNALIDAAQQGADVVVTGCPLCHLSLDSYQPEIDNLREAGYVMPILHLPQLVALALGFSPEEIGMDTHIVSTAGIDRILKQHA, from the coding sequence CGCGAGAAGATCAAGCGTCCGCTCACCGGTCTCAAGGCTGCGGCGTTTTACGGCTGTTACGTTCTGCGTCCGTCGGAACTCTCCGAGTACGACGACCCGGACAACCCGACGGAGCTGGAAGAGCTGTTCGAAATCCTCGGGGCGACGCCGGTGTATTACGACAACCGCATCAAGTGTTGCGGCTTCCCCATCATCATGATGAACAAGGAAGCCTCGCACGAAATGGCGGGCAACGCCCTCATCGACGCCGCCCAGCAGGGCGCGGACGTGGTCGTTACCGGCTGTCCGTTGTGTCACCTGAGCCTCGACTCCTACCAGCCGGAAATCGACAACCTGCGCGAGGCCGGCTACGTGATGCCGATCCTGCACCTGCCGCAACTGGTGGCGCTGGCGCTCGGATTCTCGCCGGAGGAGATCGGCATGGACACGCACATCGTCTCCACTGCGGGCATCGACCGCATCCTCAAGCAGCACGCCTGA